CAAATCTAGCGTGGCCATTTgaatttgttgttattatttatttattactttCTTCTAGCCAAACAATGGGCCACAATATACACAAGGAACTAATTGCACTCACTGCAATTATAATTATGTATTTTatttacacacacatacatgcacACACTTTGTCGGCCGTCACTCAGTCtcagaaacaaaacaacacacCAACGAACTCACGCACAACACACGTTGTAATATTGCTCTCTCGCTTGGCTTTGTTTGTTATAACCGCTGCCTCGGATTAAAAACAACATAACAACATATATGTATCAAAATCGCAATGACATCGACCTCCAACACAAATGTTTTTAAGTATTTTAGATCCGCCCGTGTCTgtttttggttgaaaatttgttttggttctttggtcGCGgtcggccgtccgtccgtcctttatTCGTGTGTCAGATTTTGTTTGTGCAAATTCTTGAGTTTGCTGTTGCCgaagattttcttttatatcTTATATGTATAAAGCCCTTCTGTGGTATTTATATTCACTGTTTTTTCCGTTTTTTGGTTTTGCAACACACaccaaaatcttttattttattatgtaaTTAAAAAAACGTTAAAATTCCTGCCAAAATTGATATGCTAATTCTATAACTATCCCTCGTCTATGTTTGTTTGAATGTGAGTTGAGCTTATTTACATGCACAAAACAACGCCGctatttaaatgtttattttgatAATACCTGACGCGTATTTATTGCactattttattgttattactAATATCTATTGCTAAACTGGACTACGGACATACGAACAAACTACTGTGGTTTGTGGTCGTTTTGTGCCGTTATTATTGTTCTACCGTTGCGATGTATCCCGACATCTGCTCGCCTTTGACTAAAAATGTCACGTTCAAAAAAGACTTTATTGATGGTACTTTGCTTTTGTTCTCGTTCTCTGTTATTGTTGTGATGAGAATcgattcaaatttttgttttgcaaagagcaaataaatgtttttattgaGTAAAAAGGTTAACGCACATGTTCTAGCTCTCTCAATCAGCACTCAACTCAACAACAGAGGCATGCAATCACAGGCCTTGTGTTTAGTAACTGAATTTGTTTTCCCCCAACCAGAGAGGCCATTCAAATCAATGGTTCAAATGctaatttatataaattttcattattcatatgaaacaaaaaaaaattttgtaatttgcttTTACTTTGCTTCGATTAGTATATACAAATTCAAACTAAAAAGGCCTTTTGAGAGGCTTATCTTACCTTTGCGGTTGTAGCATTAGTAAAGAATACAGGGTTGAAAATGACCGTTGCACAAATAGGTCAGAGTATacaaaaaggaagtggaaagagTGTAAAAACGGCAATATTGAGAATGAGCTGTCAAATTAAACTGTTTTCCATTAAGGGCTCTTTACACTAAATGATGGTATtaagaaacaaattttgaaaattttacactaattAAATGATACAACAGCGACCACTACTTAATTTGACAAATAAATCAACAAATACAGGTGATGTCAATCAGCCTAAATCTACGTATATACtgcaaagaaaattatttcgatTTACACTACATTTTGGTTAGCGACGTTCAGCTGATGTGTGTTTACACATGCCGTGTTTACTTCTACTCATTGCAAGTCAAATGTACCGGAtagaatttcagtgcaaagttgtaCAGTATAGTTATCGTTCTAGTTATTTGCTTGCACTGTATAGTacgaaaacaaaacacatcaatAGATGCAGACGTTGTTGATGTAGTCACATTCGTATATGGAGGTAACGATCCTCTTCAAGCCCAATAGGTGAGCAAGCGCGTTCCAGTGCATAAGATCGATCCCGGCAGGAAcgttattggttatttaaaggcaccataTCGAGGTACTCAGCCGGCCTCTCTCTAAGATTCTCCACTCGATCGCCGATAGTTCACGTCTGAAGTTGCAGAGCTGAGCATTCAACTATCCGCATCCTGTGGATCGAGCGGTAACTCTGAGCTAAGCTTTGATGaacacaaatcggatgaattcgtcgatgaacaccacacattaTGCACTTATAGAGTGAGGATGTGCGAACAGCTCTGTACaacttctttttttgttttgattttccaaTAACtctaaatgtcaaatgcttgttAATGCTTTCTCTAAAATCTTAAagcaatgtttttgtttttgttccgtCCAGTTTAAGTCAGTTGAATTGGGTAGTACTCCAGTGCATTGTTGGATTGGTATCGTTatcattataaaaaaattgtgacgAAGAATATGGGAACACATCCCCttgaagtggtactgagttctataaataaaatagtagcgacatgtcgctgtgccaacacaaatttcgcttcaaaTCATTACCAATGTAATGGGttattgtttgacttttgtttgtattcTGGCAAAGAATAaagtccgtcggatttcgcaataatttaataggcattttcacTGAGAATGAAGTCAGcaaaatatattcatttacaggtagtggccgttacccaacaacaaaatattgagtgcactatctgtcaaaatcagtgatttgtgcaactctgattttgagtatattACTAGTtctttcgttgtttgtgtgtattatggttctaaactataatacacacacacaaccaaaactcgttgacagatagtacacttcgtgagaaaaaattttactcatctGTTTACCGTACACTATCTGGTAATTATATCATGGAAGTCAGTACTAAGCTTAAGGACGGTATCCACCTCatacgaaattttcgttacaaCAAGAAATGCAAAGCGAAATTTTTGGTTTGCTTTGTGTTACAGGGTGATATTGACAGCATTGGAAATTTGTTGGTTTCATTGAAAGAAAACTATTGCCTTGACTATTTTTTGCACCacgttatttatttatttatacaaattaaCGTACAGTATCAGCAAAAAAACGTGTGGCAGATTGGCCAAACGAATGCACAAAAGCATTTTACTTACTTAATTTTAATTAGCCGTGACAGAacttttgttccactagccaaacttagaatagcgtttcaagcgtatcgatcttctgcgctcattctaaaatctccacaaaaagttttgaggtgtctcccaccacttgatcctgtgtaccaccgtgtttgccttcaaaacaaacaacaaagagaatgcaaacaaaaatatgacatcttaataccataAAACCTGGCCGGCCGTTAACAGCTGTTtgtgtgagaccacctttttaaatccgccttgtctTTGCCAGAACACAAACCAAAGTCAACAACACACAATAAGAATAACATCATTGAAACAGAGTTGATTGGTGACCATTTCATTAGCATTTAATTATATTGACAACAAATTGAAGCAACATTTTTTTGGCGCAACGACATGTCGCTACAATTTACCTTATAGAACTCTACGGaattttttataatgcgttttgacagttgttcgggctAAAAGTCGAAAttagtactaggctttaagCGCAGTGTGCACATCTGGTGAAGTTTTCGTCAAAATAACAGGATTTACTGAATAACAGTTGGTACTCTATTTTactttcggaatagccgctgaaatttttaattgtttcgcgagcgaaatttgacagcaatcaagtGTTTTtctttccataccaaaacacgtttcattatctgcacttattgttttctctatttttaaaaaaattttttcaaagaaatgaagaaaaacgagccattgaaaccaataaaacaaacttaAATGAAGCCGACAATAGTTTCAAGTGGTGCCACTATAGTAGTAGTAGCATTCCGCTCGAAAAACTGAACAAAATACTCAGcttaaggttaagccaagcgatcagctgacacacaatttttgtaatttttgccAGTACTTGCCATTAAGAATGTCATCTTGTTCtcttttttccaataaaaagaCATGTCCATATGTCCCCATCATATGTTTTACCACCAGCattattttggtaaattttgttatttacgTAGTGttatcacaaaaaataaaagtgaaagagctatatttgctgacaattgttatatatataaaaggaaATGAACGGAAATGCAAAGCTAATGCGacgacaattaattttttatcatGTTGGCCCAAGTTAAAAAACATTTCGTCCACGCTTTTAATGAATGTCACATTTTCCCTCAATAAAGAACcacaaatgaaattgttttcacatatttttcactattttttcATATGGAGTTTTACTGTGAAAACTGaagttaatacccacctttagtcaaaaatgattgaaaattggcaaaaattataaatcgatgctTGTCGCTATCTTGTATTCCAAACAACTATTTTCAATGGCGAtataaatgtcttggctgcaaccgaaCATTTCGCTAGGGGTGCATACTCAGCTTTAAGCTTtaagcccaacaacaaaatatttggtgCACTATCTTTCAATATCAGTCATTAGTGCAACTCGGATTTTGTGTATATAACTAGTTCGCGCCACTTCTCTTTGCTTGTGGTTATTATGGTTCTGAACTCGGAGGCcgctggacgcctgggttcgaatcctggcgagaccatcagaaaaaaatttttcagcggtggttttcccctcctaatgctggcaacatttgtgaggtactatgccatgtaaaacttctctccaaagaggtgtcgcactgcgggacgtcgttcggactagtctataaaaaggaggccccttatcattgtgcttaaaacttgaatcggactgcactcattcatatatGAGAAgcttggccctgttccttagtggaatgttcatgggcaaaatttgcaactaTAGTACACGCACACAACAAAaattcgttgacagatagtgcacttcgcgagaaaaaattttactcagctgtttacggtacactacctggtaattatgtcatgcttcCTAGTACACTTCGATTCCGTAGAattggtactgagttctatgagcaaaatagtagcgatatgtcgctgcgccaatataattttataaatcaaattctcacgaaatgggcaccaatcaactctCCTTAaatgttgtttgacttttgtttgtgttttagccatggcgaaacaattaaaggtgatctcatttatacaacaaccacaaatcatatggtgtaaTCTGCCATCTTGTCATAAAGCGGATCGATGTTTTGCCAACgcaaacaaagaaatttgtgcgtgtgtgtgcaaACGTGTCcctacatgagcagagaatatgcgagaaagaagataactcaaagagaatgcaaaaaaCATTCTTATATCTTAATGCCGTCAagcctggccggctgttaataGCTTTTCACTTGAGGCAACCTTTTTAAACTGCCTTGTGTTTTGGCAAAGAaaagagtccgtcggattttgcaataatttaataggcattttcggtgCGAATGAAGTCAGCACTAGGCTTTagcaggatgcacttataaggtgagatcatgcgaacagctgagtacaatttttttttattttagttttgattttgtagtaaatctaaatgtcaaaggcttgataacacagctgtgatttttttctaaaatcttaaaaatatgttctttTTGACCCGATATTCAACACATAAGCAAAAAACAGTgttaaaatgataaaaatacaaattgaaaaGCATTTGAAGAAGTTTAGTTGTATAGTCCAGTACTGACTTTATCCATAGCGAAAATACCtgtaaattattgcgaaatccgacgtaCTCTTTTCTCTGTCAGAACATAAACAAAACTCAAATAACAACTATACTAAATCGAAAGTGGATGTAACAAAAAAGGCAACAGTATTGAAGCAGAAATGATTCGGTGGATTTCGTGAGCTTTtaattgcatttgcaattaaaattttgcgaaatttatgctgatgcagcgacatgtcccTACTATTTttctcatagaactcagtactaCTTGTACGAAATGTGTTCGTAATATCTTCCTCACCATTTTTTAAAGTGCGTTAAGACAGTGGTTCGTGTGAAAAGTAGAAGTCAGCGCTAGCATTAAAACAAACTCTATACCGAAAACAGCTTTGACATTTCAGTTTACGGTAGTTTCGTTGagtgtagatttttgttgttgtgcttatGACCCTACCTCTTAATTTTGCCATAAGGTTTTAGACaataaaatacatttaaaaCCACTTGACGCTGAATCTTGACTCTTTGATTGGGTTTAAACACTAAAAGCATGAAAATCAACTTGACGCTGACGCTTGGCTCTTTGATTGGGTTTAGACTCTTATATACACCATTTCACTAGCATCAAAATTCGTCAAAATCAATTAAAACTACAATaagaaaacaaaccaaaatgtCCTCTGCTATATATTTGGAAAACTATTTGGATGGTAAGTTTATAAATtggaaacataaaattttcgaaaCTGCTACACATTCAGTTCCCTTTTCCCCATCATGTAAAAATATTGAACAATTCTCTTTCCAATAACATATCGACACTCATCATCACCAACAACCAATTTCCACCAAAACATCCATTCCATCACCAACAAAATGTTTTAACTACAAAAATCACAATCCAATGAAAACACATAAAATCACCAATTGTTACCAATTGAAGTATTATCCAATATAGGATTAGAGTCCTTACCCACTGAGTTAGAAAGGAATTTTAAGCTAATGCGAAAACTGGATGATCGAGCACAAACTGCCATGAAAAGCATCGACAGCCATGCCAAAGAGTTCATGAGGAAATTGGCCGAAGGTTCTAATCAAATGAGCGAAGAGGAACGAAAAGAACGCCTGGCAGACATACAGCAGTTATTCATAAAGGCCAAGGAGTACAGCGATGACAAAGTTCAATTGGCCATACAAACATATGAGTTGGTGGATAAGCAAATCAGACGCCTGGATAACGATTTGGCCAGGTTTGAGGGAGAAATCCAGGAAAAGGCTTCATCTACGCGTGGCAAATCCGAAGAAGCTCAAGTTAAAAGTATGTTAATTACACCTGGGTATATGTATAAAGTTTTTTGTTGGTATCAAATTTAACAAATCTTTACAGAGGGACGCAAGAAAGCCAAAGACTCGAAAGCCACTGGGAAAAAGAAACGCATCACATCTTCGGATGATGAGGCCAATAATAACACAGCTATTGCGGCCTCTTCGAACGCTGGCCAAGGTGGTAAAAAGAAAAAGCAGAAGGTAAATCAAGAAAAAGAAACACGCAAGGGGGGTCAAAAGGTAATTCATCTCATTCATTcatatttcatatattttaaaaCTTGGTGGTTATTTGTTTTTACCTACATTATTTCGTATTTTGACAAGTTATTTCGTTTCTTTACTCATACTATACTGataattcaaaagaaaaaaaaatagcgAAAAGCAAACAAATAATTTACTGTAGTAGCTTACGGTAATagaaaaatatattgaaatagAGTACTCATAAATAGTTATTTGGAACTAATATATTCTAGATCAAAATAGTGTGCCTTTGCTTTTTCTTATATACATAACTTTATACTGGCGCCGCTTTGTATGGGTGTGTTTAGGAAACTTTAATTGTTTCGTTGACAAGAAGTTCATTTTTACTTCAATTGCTTTCGCAAATTGGAGCCATTAGGTTTCCTTAAGGCAATCAAATTGTTTCTATCTCTGAAGTGATTTTTGTATAGGCATAATCATTTATACATTAAGCACCGCAATAAATAAATGACCTGCCTTATAATCGTTCACTAATTTAACAATTTTGCTAGAAAGTCCGTAATGCCACTTTGTACAGAACAATATATCATACATATCGAATAGAATCTCATACTTCCCGTAGTTCACTACCATCCATTTCAAGATGATATATAAAAATAAGTGTTTCCACATAAATAATAATGAAccttttatatatatgtatgtcgatTTTGATCGTTTGCAAGCATCATCCATTACAAAAAACTATCACCTCACATAATACCAATTATATATGAACTTGAATTTGTGACAGTAGAAGTAAGTGTGGTGCAGACTGTATATCAGCATGCACTACTactatttgtttgttatttaagAATCATATATAATCATATAAGAATGTTTcgtttaagaaaaattattggAATTATTCaccatttttttgaaaataattataaGCCTTGAAATTTTACTCGTAATTTATCCTTGTTTTTTCTCATATATCACTCATTTCTACACCCATTAAGAATGCATGTTTATATAAATGaacaattttgattattttttttttgttcttaatttttaatttatggtATAATTTTTTATCCCCATATAAAGCAGAAAAATATTGACTTGGATGATTCTGAAAAGGAATCCTGCCATACGGCCGCAACCCATCCCAGCGATGTATTGGATATGCCAGTGGATCCAAATGAACCGACATATTGTCTGTGTCATCAAGTCTCGTACGGAGAAATGATAGGATGTGATAATCCAGATGTAAGTTCTAACTGTTTCTGTCGCCTCTATTAAAGAAAGCATATTATATTTATTTCGTATATTTCAGTGTCCGATTGAATGGTTCCACTTTGCTTGCGTTGGCCTCACTACAAAACCCAAAGGCAAATGGTTTTGTCCGAAATGTACGCAGGATCGAAAAAAGAAATAATCTCATTACTTCGcgggagtttttttttgtaagttaAGTGCTAAAATAATGTTTAGATATTAAAACTTTTATACCATACATATAagtgttttttctttaaataaaattatgatttaTAGTAAATTctattataaataaaaacatatatacagtggtggaaaaaataatagggaCCACAGTTACAAAGAATAATATTGCACAAAAAGAGTAAGAAATCATGATTATTTCTGTATAAGGCTGAACCTGAACTTTTTGGTAGCATTTTAGGCTTAACGGCGAacttaaatttgatattaaatctCATATAATATTCGTGAATGAAGAAGATATCCGTTATGAAGATTTTTTTCGGTAAATTCACATCAAAACGTTCTAATTACCTATGACGCACCCCGTATTAATCGCAGAGCTCccggatctggatactcaacagaatcaagcagacgaacgATAGAACGCAATAAACTGCCGCAACAATAACAATATGAACACTTATCAAAACACTGTAATTACGAAACCCAAATGGTTATCAATCATTCACatgctttattgcaatattcacTTCGAGTGGGTCTGGTTGGGCAATTAAagaggtgacgtgtgtcgtgttgtccctggttacaatcgggaaatATGTCCTGCACGGTGGCATCAATCcctgctctgtaggagttgagacgactgcatctgccggatcgtaattcaGGCAGAATTAATGGTTTGTCGGGGGAGATTAATTTCTTCAGTTTCCTTCTCCAAGCACTACATCTACATTTACCGAATCTGCTGCGTGTTTGCATGAATTTTGCCTGGACCCGCTTATTAGAGTttctcttttgtagcgctgaaccccTTGCTCTAAATCaagtagatctaccttaaggcttttgggcggtgaatacctatccacaagatgattatTTGTATgttctctgcgataacagcccaaagggAATTGCTTAggatgtagttatgtcttcgcactggtaggatctttgtctcctcaGAAGAACTGAGGATACAGCCCGTCACAGTTCGAAAGaaggcattctgacagatctgaatattattccactgcgtgttacAATGTTGACGAAACTACCCCGGCGCTGTATAACTTTCGacttgctttgtacgtggtcaacaaggtttctttgtctgcaccccaagtgctgccagcaagtgacttgaggacctttttctacttttgactttatcgcaaattgctgtggcatgtggggagaatgtgtaagagctgtcaaatgtgacgccaagtattttgggacacttgatggtcggaatcgtttctccatcgaccatcacagtcagctccttatttacctcacgcgtatttgtagtgaacaatgtggctgaagattttgtGGCAtgtatcttcagatttcttgcaccgaaatatgaggcaagttcgttgaagtAGATTCaatctatcgcagatgtcatatGCGTACAATCGTATATTATACGATCTCTATACGTCTGGTACCTTCGTCTCATGGCCAAAAAAGATGCctgttataaatttttacacaaaataaaattaacagaAAGACAAGGATTAATACCGGCTGTTTGTCTCCATTGTGACCGGGGACCACAAGACACacttcacctgtttaactgcccagcaagaccaactcgtctcagacccagatccctctggacgcaccccaactTAATcgtagagttcctggatctggatactcaagaGAATCAAggagacgaaagatagaacacaacatattgctacaacaacaacagatggacaaacacacagacagaaagacggatatatagctaaattgaatcaa
The Stomoxys calcitrans chromosome 3, idStoCalc2.1, whole genome shotgun sequence genome window above contains:
- the LOC106086311 gene encoding inhibitor of growth protein 5 isoform X3 encodes the protein MSSAIYLENYLDGLESLPTELERNFKLMRKLDDRAQTAMKSIDSHAKEFMRKLAEGSNQMSEEERKERLADIQQLFIKAKEYSDDKVQLAIQTYELVDKQIRRLDNDLARFEGEIQEKASSTRGKSEEAQVKKGRKKAKDSKATGKKKRITSSDDEANNNTAIAASSNAGQGGKKKKQKVNQEKETRKGGQKQKNIDLDDSEKESCHTAATHPSDVLDMPVDPNEPTYCLCHQVSYGEMIGCDNPDCPIEWFHFACVGLTTKPKGKWFCPKCTQDRKKK
- the LOC106086311 gene encoding inhibitor of growth protein 5 isoform X6, whose translation is MSSAIYLENYLDVLSNIGLESLPTELERNFKLMRKLDDRAQTAMKSIDSHAKEFMRKLAEGSNQMSEEERKERLADIQQLFIKAKEYSDDKVQLAIQTYELVDKQIRRLDNDLARFEGEIQEKASSTRGKSEEAQVKKGRKKAKDSKATGKKKRITSSDDEANNNTAIAASSNAGQGGKKKKQKKNIDLDDSEKESCHTAATHPSDVLDMPVDPNEPTYCLCHQVSYGEMIGCDNPDCPIEWFHFACVGLTTKPKGKWFCPKCTQDRKKK
- the LOC106086311 gene encoding inhibitor of growth protein 5 isoform X7, with protein sequence MSSAIYLENYLDGLESLPTELERNFKLMRKLDDRAQTAMKSIDSHAKEFMRKLAEGSNQMSEEERKERLADIQQLFIKAKEYSDDKVQLAIQTYELVDKQIRRLDNDLARFEGEIQEKASSTRGKSEEAQVKKGRKKAKDSKATGKKKRITSSDDEANNNTAIAASSNAGQGGKKKKQKKNIDLDDSEKESCHTAATHPSDVLDMPVDPNEPTYCLCHQVSYGEMIGCDNPDCPIEWFHFACVGLTTKPKGKWFCPKCTQDRKKK
- the LOC106086311 gene encoding inhibitor of growth protein 5 isoform X2, with amino-acid sequence MSSAIYLENYLDVLSNIGLESLPTELERNFKLMRKLDDRAQTAMKSIDSHAKEFMRKLAEGSNQMSEEERKERLADIQQLFIKAKEYSDDKVQLAIQTYELVDKQIRRLDNDLARFEGEIQEKASSTRGKSEEAQVKKGRKKAKDSKATGKKKRITSSDDEANNNTAIAASSNAGQGGKKKKQKVNQEKETRKGGQKKNIDLDDSEKESCHTAATHPSDVLDMPVDPNEPTYCLCHQVSYGEMIGCDNPDCPIEWFHFACVGLTTKPKGKWFCPKCTQDRKKK
- the LOC106086311 gene encoding inhibitor of growth protein 5 isoform X4, translated to MSSAIYLENYLDGLESLPTELERNFKLMRKLDDRAQTAMKSIDSHAKEFMRKLAEGSNQMSEEERKERLADIQQLFIKAKEYSDDKVQLAIQTYELVDKQIRRLDNDLARFEGEIQEKASSTRGKSEEAQVKKGRKKAKDSKATGKKKRITSSDDEANNNTAIAASSNAGQGGKKKKQKVNQEKETRKGGQKKNIDLDDSEKESCHTAATHPSDVLDMPVDPNEPTYCLCHQVSYGEMIGCDNPDCPIEWFHFACVGLTTKPKGKWFCPKCTQDRKKK
- the LOC106086311 gene encoding inhibitor of growth protein 5 isoform X5, coding for MSSAIYLENYLDVLSNIGLESLPTELERNFKLMRKLDDRAQTAMKSIDSHAKEFMRKLAEGSNQMSEEERKERLADIQQLFIKAKEYSDDKVQLAIQTYELVDKQIRRLDNDLARFEGEIQEKASSTRGKSEEAQVKKGRKKAKDSKATGKKKRITSSDDEANNNTAIAASSNAGQGGKKKKQKQKNIDLDDSEKESCHTAATHPSDVLDMPVDPNEPTYCLCHQVSYGEMIGCDNPDCPIEWFHFACVGLTTKPKGKWFCPKCTQDRKKK
- the LOC106086311 gene encoding inhibitor of growth protein 5 isoform X1; amino-acid sequence: MSSAIYLENYLDVLSNIGLESLPTELERNFKLMRKLDDRAQTAMKSIDSHAKEFMRKLAEGSNQMSEEERKERLADIQQLFIKAKEYSDDKVQLAIQTYELVDKQIRRLDNDLARFEGEIQEKASSTRGKSEEAQVKKGRKKAKDSKATGKKKRITSSDDEANNNTAIAASSNAGQGGKKKKQKVNQEKETRKGGQKQKNIDLDDSEKESCHTAATHPSDVLDMPVDPNEPTYCLCHQVSYGEMIGCDNPDCPIEWFHFACVGLTTKPKGKWFCPKCTQDRKKK